In Candidatus Flexicrinis affinis, the following proteins share a genomic window:
- a CDS encoding DNA alkylation repair protein: MSAIEDIRTFLAEKQGGHEVWSGFANYTGSQRQSLGLKADELHAFVAQLVRAYGKQMTGAEWLDLLDTLYDGQTFEEAALAGLLLGRLHAVRRALPLDRFDRWLGTLQGWAEVDTTCQNNFKPSDLLDRWDEWDAFLRALSVDANINKRRASLVLLVTPVRTSDDPRLIALALELAEHHAPERDKLIVKAVSWVLRSAIKHHREEVASFLDAHGESLAKLVVREVRGKLDTGKKG; this comes from the coding sequence ATGAGCGCGATCGAAGACATTCGAACATTCCTGGCCGAGAAACAGGGCGGGCACGAGGTATGGTCGGGTTTCGCCAACTACACCGGATCGCAGCGGCAGTCGCTGGGCTTGAAAGCGGACGAACTGCACGCGTTTGTGGCGCAGTTGGTCCGCGCGTACGGCAAGCAGATGACGGGCGCGGAATGGCTCGACCTGCTTGATACGCTGTACGATGGCCAGACTTTTGAGGAGGCCGCGCTGGCCGGACTGCTGTTGGGCCGCCTACACGCCGTGCGGCGTGCGCTGCCGCTCGACCGGTTCGATCGCTGGCTGGGCACGCTGCAGGGTTGGGCTGAGGTCGATACGACGTGCCAGAACAACTTCAAGCCGTCCGATCTGCTCGACCGCTGGGATGAATGGGACGCATTCCTGCGCGCGCTGTCGGTGGATGCCAACATCAACAAGCGGCGCGCGAGCCTCGTCCTGCTGGTGACGCCGGTGCGTACAAGCGACGACCCGCGCCTGATCGCGCTGGCCCTCGAATTGGCCGAGCATCACGCGCCGGAACGCGACAAGCTGATCGTCAAAGCGGTGAGCTGGGTGCTGCGCTCGGCGATCAAGCATCACCGTGAGGAGGTGGCCTCCTTCCTTGACGCACACGGCGAATCGCTGGCGAAGCTGGTCGTGCGCGAAGTTCGGGGAAAGCTGGATACCGGCAAGAAGGGGTAG
- a CDS encoding methyltransferase domain-containing protein, translating to MSARDRATWNKRYLDLVNSPFPRPDLLLMDYTPPAAAVDARALDLAGGRGQNGLWLAEQGYVVDIMDISRVALDSAREEMTRRGLRRVNLLDVDLDTMHLPAQTYDIVSVFRFFNRRLLPAIGRSVNPGGRLIYEAFSLHILDERPNMNPDFCVQGDELADAFPKWKIVLHSTEGVFARLVAIKPTGG from the coding sequence GTGAGCGCACGCGACCGCGCCACATGGAACAAGCGCTACCTCGACCTTGTCAACTCGCCGTTCCCGCGGCCCGACCTGCTGCTGATGGACTACACGCCGCCTGCCGCCGCCGTGGATGCGCGCGCGCTCGACCTTGCCGGCGGCCGCGGTCAGAACGGGCTTTGGCTCGCCGAACAGGGTTACGTCGTCGACATCATGGATATCAGCCGCGTGGCGCTGGACAGCGCCCGTGAGGAGATGACCCGCCGCGGACTGCGCCGTGTCAACCTGCTGGATGTCGACCTCGACACCATGCATCTGCCAGCGCAGACGTACGACATCGTGAGTGTGTTCCGCTTCTTCAACCGGCGGCTTCTGCCGGCGATCGGCCGGTCGGTCAACCCCGGCGGACGGCTGATCTACGAGGCGTTCTCGCTGCACATCCTCGACGAGCGCCCGAACATGAACCCGGACTTCTGCGTGCAGGGTGACGAGCTAGCGGACGCCTTCCCCAAGTGGAAGATCGTGCTGCACAGCACCGAAGGTGTATTCGCCCGCTTGGTTGCTATCAAGCCAACGGGCGGATAG
- a CDS encoding SH3 domain-containing protein, with the protein MVKRLILFAMAVVVFGAVSLVSTPVQAQAFTGSNWTGEYFNDANFTPPAAFTKVDQVLNFNFGAGSPTNGQVTLPVDNFSIRWSGTQQIQTAGTYQFTVLREDDVRVTVNGIVIIPFTGQDIGTAQVVSGTVALNAGPATMTVEFRAFTGNASINFYYQLVGGGGGLQTPGFAFTPTVTLTASRTPLPAIPPGALTATVIRASVLNVRDAPTTGGRKLGQILRGETYQVLGRDADARWFLLQLGGYQGWSYGYYLFVNGNEFSPPITSPFGTLGVPGGFPDTGVVAQSTATLVLRDVPSVAGTQIGRVTWGGFLPVVGRTGDGFWYQVAWKGTIGWVYSPFTKITQGDLNNVPVR; encoded by the coding sequence ATGGTGAAGCGGCTCATCTTGTTTGCGATGGCGGTGGTGGTATTCGGCGCAGTCAGCCTTGTGTCGACTCCCGTGCAAGCGCAGGCGTTTACGGGTAGCAACTGGACGGGCGAGTACTTTAACGACGCCAACTTCACGCCGCCGGCCGCGTTCACGAAGGTCGATCAGGTGTTGAACTTCAACTTCGGTGCCGGTTCGCCCACCAACGGGCAGGTGACGCTCCCGGTCGACAATTTCTCGATCCGCTGGAGCGGCACACAGCAGATCCAAACCGCCGGCACCTATCAGTTCACCGTGCTGCGCGAAGACGACGTCCGCGTGACCGTGAACGGCATTGTGATCATCCCCTTCACCGGGCAGGACATCGGCACGGCGCAGGTCGTCAGCGGGACGGTCGCGCTCAACGCCGGCCCGGCCACGATGACCGTCGAGTTCCGGGCCTTCACCGGCAACGCCAGCATTAACTTCTACTACCAGTTGGTCGGCGGTGGCGGTGGGCTGCAAACCCCGGGTTTCGCCTTTACGCCGACCGTCACGCTAACCGCATCGCGTACGCCGCTTCCGGCCATCCCGCCGGGCGCGCTGACGGCGACGGTCATCCGCGCCTCGGTGCTGAACGTGCGCGACGCCCCCACCACCGGCGGCCGCAAGCTCGGCCAGATTCTGCGCGGCGAGACGTATCAGGTGCTTGGCCGTGACGCCGACGCGCGCTGGTTCCTGCTTCAGCTTGGCGGGTATCAGGGCTGGTCGTACGGCTACTACCTGTTCGTCAACGGCAACGAGTTCAGCCCGCCGATCACCAGTCCGTTCGGCACGCTCGGCGTCCCCGGTGGCTTCCCGGATACGGGTGTCGTCGCACAGTCCACCGCGACGCTGGTGCTGCGCGATGTCCCAAGCGTCGCCGGAACGCAGATCGGCCGCGTAACTTGGGGCGGCTTCCTGCCGGTCGTCGGCCGCACGGGCGACGGATTCTGGTATCAGGTCGCGTGGAAGGGCACCATCGGCTGGGTGTATTCGCCGTTCACGAAGATCACGCAGGGCGACCTCAACAACGTCCCCGTGCGATGA
- a CDS encoding copper resistance protein CopC: MTRLALRRTSVLAVLIIALAVWAAPAFAHANLVSANPSANSRMNAAPGAIRLTFSEPLEPAYSDIHVRNLAGEEVAAGGQLAQDDPFTLELPLAGNLPDDVYTVAWRVVSAADGHESTGRYTFGIGMAAGSAVRITIDESVPPLNVIGRWLDMAGAALTLGVAAFATLVWRPGLVQGLPVRDSRLRRAGVAGWVLGGAGLVAGLSANASVIAGSPFPANLWDGTAFGVIGGSGYGAVWLMRAGLWAVLGVALAIRQGKPLHWGALSLIGLGLAVLPSLISHARALGSGDAVLNDMVHRAGAALWVGGLAAWIVVLLPAPDFPAAKPLSKAVSRFSNIARLLVMLLAIGGLFAALQQITDGDLLTATVYGRAAVVKGVLFVAMFALAGFNLLIVEPRLKRGIESWSPTLRLTVGGELILAAALFVVSAVMASGLPAIDVAQLRAQADEANAVTDGAPYFGMEIAGDVMVHIEVLPGRVGANEIIVSPFVLSDDNRALSDAAHVQIRAVPPDGGGTDLTFDAEPLDDGAYVVPEALFDRAGTWLLQVVIGQAGADDTVTEFEVTIPLPSS; encoded by the coding sequence ATGACCCGACTTGCCCTGCGGCGCACGAGCGTGCTGGCCGTACTGATCATTGCGCTGGCGGTGTGGGCCGCGCCAGCCTTCGCCCACGCCAATCTGGTGAGCGCAAACCCCAGCGCCAACTCCCGCATGAACGCCGCGCCGGGCGCCATTCGCCTGACCTTCAGCGAGCCGCTCGAACCGGCCTACAGCGACATTCACGTGCGTAACCTCGCCGGTGAGGAAGTCGCGGCAGGCGGCCAGCTTGCGCAAGATGATCCGTTCACGCTCGAGCTGCCACTCGCCGGCAACCTACCGGACGATGTGTATACGGTCGCGTGGCGGGTCGTCAGCGCAGCCGACGGCCACGAGTCGACCGGGCGCTACACGTTCGGGATCGGCATGGCGGCAGGATCGGCCGTGCGCATCACCATTGACGAGTCCGTGCCGCCACTGAACGTGATCGGCCGCTGGCTGGATATGGCGGGCGCCGCGCTGACGTTGGGCGTCGCGGCGTTCGCAACGCTTGTGTGGCGACCGGGCCTTGTGCAGGGACTCCCGGTGCGGGACAGCCGCTTGCGCCGCGCGGGCGTCGCCGGGTGGGTGCTCGGCGGCGCGGGGCTGGTCGCCGGGTTATCCGCCAACGCATCGGTGATCGCTGGATCGCCGTTCCCGGCGAACCTGTGGGATGGCACTGCATTCGGAGTCATCGGCGGGTCAGGGTATGGCGCAGTCTGGCTGATGCGCGCCGGGCTGTGGGCGGTTCTCGGCGTAGCGCTGGCGATCCGGCAGGGAAAGCCCTTGCATTGGGGCGCGCTCAGCCTGATCGGGTTGGGGCTGGCCGTGCTGCCAAGCCTGATCAGCCACGCCCGTGCCTTGGGCAGCGGCGATGCCGTGTTGAACGACATGGTCCACCGCGCGGGCGCGGCCCTGTGGGTCGGCGGGCTGGCGGCGTGGATCGTGGTGCTGCTGCCCGCGCCGGATTTCCCTGCCGCCAAGCCGCTCTCGAAGGCTGTCAGCCGCTTCTCGAACATCGCGCGCCTGCTGGTCATGCTGCTGGCGATCGGCGGGTTGTTCGCCGCGCTCCAACAGATCACCGACGGCGACCTGCTGACCGCAACGGTGTATGGACGGGCGGCCGTGGTCAAGGGCGTTCTGTTCGTCGCGATGTTCGCGCTGGCAGGGTTCAATTTGCTGATCGTCGAGCCGAGGCTCAAGCGTGGGATCGAATCGTGGTCGCCGACGCTGCGGCTGACGGTCGGCGGGGAGTTGATTCTGGCGGCGGCGCTGTTCGTCGTGTCGGCGGTGATGGCATCGGGACTGCCGGCGATCGACGTAGCGCAGCTTCGTGCGCAGGCGGACGAAGCCAACGCGGTGACCGACGGCGCGCCGTACTTCGGCATGGAGATCGCCGGCGATGTGATGGTGCACATCGAGGTGCTGCCGGGTCGTGTCGGGGCCAATGAGATCATCGTGTCGCCGTTCGTGCTCAGCGACGACAACCGTGCGCTCTCCGACGCGGCCCACGTACAAATACGGGCAGTGCCCCCCGACGGCGGCGGGACTGACCTCACGTTCGACGCCGAACCGCTCGACGACGGCGCGTACGTCGTGCCGGAGGCGCTGTTCGATCGCGCGGGGACGTGGCTTCTGCAGGTGGTGATCGGGCAGGCTGGCGCGGACGACACCGTGACGGAATTCGAGGTGACGATTCCCCTACCATCGTCCTAA
- a CDS encoding ATP-dependent Clp protease ATP-binding subunit → MANKGMERFTQRARRVLGLAQEEAERLNHAHIGTEHLLLGLLREEGGVAGRVLRELGLDPRRVEDLVVKMKKPESPKRSGNFDLTAGTKRVMELAIDEARRMGHHYIGTEHLLLALVRQPEGTAIEVLRRLGITPEEVRRQTNNVLRDSPVQPPQANEPQEPTSPTPRRPVGSSGSAASRRSSENKTPMVDQLATDLTELAREGKLDPVVGRETEIERVIQVLSRRRKNNPALIGEPGVGKTAIVEGLAQRIVAGDTPRPLLGKRVLQLDVGSLVAGTMYRGQFEERLKRVIEELKSSDSILFIDEVHMLVGAGSAGSSVDAANILKPALARGELQCIGATTLDEYRKHIESDAALERRFQQILVAEPSIEETVEILQGIKEPYQQHHSVEITDEAIESAANLSARYIPDRFLPDKAIDLIDEASARLRMYKSPEAAQVRKAEAELSRIEEEIDEFQEGEEAEANDVDRLRMQAEGLRATLTDLKANWNSETNQPRLVGDDIAEVVSMWTGIPVRRMASDETQRLLEMERALHSRIVGQNEAIDAISKAVRRSRAGLKDPRRPIGTFMFLGPTGVGKTELTKSLAEFMFGSEDALVQLDMSEFMERHSIARLVGAPPGYVGYEDAGQLTEAIRRRPYSIVVFDEIEKAHPEAFNMLLQVMEEGRLTDARGRKVDFRNAIIVMTSNVGADTIKRGTTLGFQISGDEERNEAQRFDDMKKNVMDQLRRVFRPEFLNRVDATIVFRPLSRAEIKQIVELEIKKVSDRLIENAITLELSEEAQDWLAEHGYDPEFGARPLRRLIQNEVEDRLSDGILAGRFGLGSVVRVIVEDNALGLVNGDEEFTGENEFRTEPETPAI, encoded by the coding sequence GTGGCCAACAAGGGTATGGAGCGTTTTACGCAGCGCGCCCGGCGGGTGCTGGGGCTGGCGCAGGAGGAGGCCGAGCGCCTCAACCATGCGCATATCGGCACCGAGCATCTGCTGCTTGGGCTGCTGCGCGAAGAAGGCGGCGTTGCGGGGCGCGTACTGCGCGAACTCGGACTCGATCCGCGCCGTGTCGAAGATCTGGTCGTCAAGATGAAGAAACCGGAATCGCCTAAGCGCTCCGGCAACTTCGACCTGACCGCCGGCACCAAGCGCGTGATGGAACTGGCCATCGACGAAGCGCGCCGTATGGGCCACCACTATATCGGCACCGAACACCTGCTGCTGGCGCTCGTGCGTCAGCCGGAGGGCACCGCGATCGAGGTGCTGCGCCGGCTTGGCATTACGCCGGAAGAGGTGCGCCGCCAGACTAACAACGTGCTGCGCGACAGCCCGGTTCAGCCGCCGCAGGCGAACGAGCCGCAGGAACCGACGTCTCCGACACCGCGCCGTCCGGTAGGTTCGTCGGGGTCGGCCGCGTCGCGCCGCAGCAGCGAAAACAAGACGCCGATGGTCGATCAACTGGCGACCGATCTGACCGAACTGGCCCGCGAGGGCAAGCTCGATCCGGTTGTCGGCCGCGAGACCGAAATCGAGCGCGTCATTCAGGTGCTCAGCCGCCGCCGCAAGAACAATCCGGCGCTGATCGGTGAGCCGGGCGTCGGCAAGACGGCCATCGTCGAGGGGCTCGCCCAGCGCATCGTCGCCGGGGACACGCCGCGCCCGCTGCTCGGGAAGCGCGTGCTCCAATTGGATGTCGGGTCGCTGGTGGCCGGTACGATGTACCGCGGGCAGTTCGAGGAACGCCTCAAGCGCGTGATCGAAGAACTGAAGTCGTCGGACAGCATCCTATTCATCGACGAGGTGCACATGCTCGTCGGCGCAGGGTCGGCCGGCAGCAGTGTCGACGCCGCCAACATCCTCAAGCCGGCGCTGGCACGTGGCGAACTGCAGTGCATCGGAGCGACCACGCTGGACGAGTACCGTAAGCACATCGAGAGCGACGCCGCCCTCGAGCGCCGCTTCCAGCAGATTCTGGTTGCCGAACCGTCGATCGAAGAGACGGTCGAGATTCTGCAAGGCATCAAGGAACCGTATCAGCAGCACCACAGCGTCGAGATCACCGACGAGGCGATCGAATCGGCAGCCAATCTGTCGGCGCGCTATATCCCCGACCGCTTCCTGCCGGACAAGGCCATCGACCTGATCGACGAGGCGTCCGCCCGCTTGCGCATGTACAAGTCGCCTGAGGCCGCGCAGGTGCGCAAAGCCGAAGCCGAGCTGTCGCGCATCGAGGAGGAGATCGACGAGTTTCAGGAGGGCGAAGAGGCCGAGGCCAACGATGTCGACCGCCTGCGCATGCAGGCCGAAGGTCTGCGCGCCACCCTAACGGACCTCAAGGCCAACTGGAACAGCGAGACCAATCAGCCGCGTCTGGTGGGCGACGACATCGCCGAGGTCGTGTCGATGTGGACGGGGATCCCGGTCCGCCGCATGGCCAGCGACGAAACCCAGCGCCTGCTCGAGATGGAACGCGCGCTGCACAGCCGCATTGTCGGCCAGAACGAGGCCATCGATGCCATCAGCAAGGCCGTGCGCCGCAGCCGCGCCGGGTTGAAAGATCCGCGCCGCCCGATCGGGACGTTCATGTTCCTCGGGCCGACCGGGGTCGGCAAGACCGAGCTGACCAAGTCTCTGGCCGAATTCATGTTCGGCTCGGAAGACGCGCTGGTGCAGCTCGACATGAGCGAGTTCATGGAGCGCCACAGCATTGCCCGTCTGGTCGGCGCGCCTCCGGGGTACGTCGGCTATGAAGATGCCGGCCAGCTCACCGAGGCCATCCGCCGCCGCCCGTACAGCATCGTCGTGTTTGACGAAATCGAGAAGGCGCACCCTGAAGCCTTCAACATGCTGCTGCAGGTGATGGAAGAGGGGCGCCTGACGGATGCCCGCGGCCGCAAGGTCGACTTCCGCAACGCCATCATCGTGATGACCAGCAACGTCGGCGCCGATACGATCAAGCGCGGCACAACGCTCGGCTTCCAGATCAGTGGCGACGAGGAACGCAACGAAGCCCAGCGCTTCGACGACATGAAGAAGAACGTGATGGATCAGCTCCGCCGCGTCTTCCGGCCCGAGTTCCTCAACCGCGTTGACGCGACTATCGTGTTCCGCCCGCTTTCCCGCGCCGAGATCAAGCAGATCGTCGAGTTGGAGATCAAGAAGGTCAGCGACCGCCTGATCGAGAACGCGATCACGCTTGAGTTGAGCGAAGAAGCGCAGGACTGGCTGGCCGAGCACGGCTACGATCCGGAGTTCGGCGCGCGCCCGCTGCGCCGCCTGATCCAGAATGAGGTCGAAGACCGGCTGTCCGACGGCATTCTCGCCGGGCGCTTCGGTCTGGGCAGCGTCGTCCGCGTCATCGTGGAGGACAACGCGCTCGGCCTCGTCAACGGCGACGAGGAATTCACCGGCGAGAACGAATTCCGCACGGAGCCGGAAACGCCGGCGATCTAG
- a CDS encoding S1 RNA-binding domain-containing protein has product MTDEMEKPMDAPNGEPADVKPQEEADSAASAQPPLPQQDEPAAAVEETESSEPAAEEAAAEAPSESAPESSETPEPAPAEPVTEAPAAPESAPAEPVAEAPAAPEPAPAEPAAAAQPAPEAKPERPPSRFNRGDLVPGVLASKSPLMITFDLGEGTTGEIMSRELERMSPQQLQELEEGKSYTVFIVNPMNHEGKTLVSLSRAEEEIDWRQAEEYRGEQKVFDGTVAGFNKGGLIVRFGRLRGFVPLSQMSDERRRAVQASTPDQYDSMVNQSINCKVMEVDQKQNRLILSERMANRESREKRKEELISKLNVGQLMNGRVVSLEDFGAFVDIGGAEGLVHLTELSWKHVTHPRDVLKVGQEVRVEVISVDRERKRIGLSIKRTEADPWDEIATAYTQGQLVRARVTKLTKFGAFARLVDNNEIEGLIHISELSDSRVNHPKDVVNEGDEVTLRVIKVDVRNRRLGLSLKRVNSAEYLDLDLGRDWGDEH; this is encoded by the coding sequence ATGACCGACGAGATGGAAAAGCCGATGGATGCGCCGAACGGCGAGCCTGCGGATGTAAAACCGCAGGAGGAGGCGGATTCTGCCGCCTCCGCGCAGCCACCGCTTCCACAACAAGATGAGCCCGCCGCCGCTGTCGAAGAGACCGAGTCGTCCGAGCCTGCTGCTGAAGAAGCCGCCGCCGAAGCGCCTTCTGAATCCGCGCCCGAGTCGTCCGAAACACCCGAGCCTGCCCCTGCAGAGCCGGTGACCGAAGCACCCGCAGCACCCGAGTCTGCCCCTGCAGAACCGGTGGCCGAAGCACCCGCGGCGCCCGAGCCGGCCCCTGCCGAACCGGCAGCCGCGGCCCAGCCCGCGCCGGAAGCAAAGCCCGAACGTCCGCCCAGCCGCTTCAACCGTGGCGATCTGGTGCCCGGCGTGCTGGCTTCCAAGTCGCCGCTGATGATCACGTTCGACTTGGGTGAAGGCACGACCGGCGAGATCATGAGCCGCGAGCTGGAGCGTATGTCTCCGCAGCAGTTGCAGGAGCTCGAAGAAGGCAAGTCGTACACCGTCTTCATCGTCAACCCGATGAACCACGAAGGCAAGACGCTCGTCTCGCTCAGCCGCGCCGAAGAGGAAATCGACTGGCGTCAGGCGGAGGAATACCGCGGCGAGCAGAAGGTCTTCGATGGCACCGTGGCCGGCTTCAACAAGGGCGGTCTGATCGTGCGCTTCGGGCGCTTGCGCGGGTTTGTGCCGCTCAGCCAAATGAGCGACGAACGCCGCCGCGCCGTGCAGGCGTCGACCCCGGATCAGTACGACTCGATGGTCAATCAGTCGATCAACTGCAAAGTCATGGAAGTTGACCAGAAACAGAACCGGCTGATCCTCTCCGAGCGGATGGCGAATCGCGAGAGCCGCGAGAAGCGCAAGGAAGAGCTCATTTCCAAGCTCAACGTCGGCCAGTTGATGAATGGGCGCGTCGTCAGCCTCGAGGACTTCGGCGCGTTCGTCGACATCGGTGGGGCCGAGGGGCTAGTGCACTTGACCGAACTAAGCTGGAAGCATGTCACGCACCCGCGCGATGTGCTGAAGGTCGGCCAAGAGGTGCGCGTCGAGGTGATCAGCGTCGACCGCGAGCGCAAGCGTATCGGCTTGAGCATCAAGCGCACCGAGGCCGACCCGTGGGACGAAATCGCCACGGCGTACACGCAGGGCCAGCTTGTGCGCGCCCGAGTGACGAAGCTGACCAAGTTCGGCGCGTTCGCCCGGCTGGTCGACAACAACGAGATCGAGGGCTTGATCCACATCAGCGAGCTGTCCGACAGCCGCGTGAATCACCCGAAGGATGTCGTCAACGAAGGCGACGAGGTCACCCTGCGCGTGATCAAGGTCGACGTGCGCAATCGCCGTTTGGGCCTGAGCCTCAAGCGCGTCAACAGCGCCGAGTATCTCGACCTCGACCTCGGCCGCGACTGGGGCGACGAGCATTAG